From the Lathyrus oleraceus cultivar Zhongwan6 chromosome 4, CAAS_Psat_ZW6_1.0, whole genome shotgun sequence genome, one window contains:
- the LOC127073277 gene encoding uncharacterized protein LOC127073277, translating to MRTGLKDDVVYSFFNPEIDELRDMIALITPDHVGMFRESYGSILKMVFRLIDSDRSAIHTLLQFYDPGLRCFVFPDYLLGPLMEDYASILGIQIRDQIPFCAIRVEPDILRIFRALYLSPEVTKEGLEEKGKLPGFHLSFLEAKAKEYAAANNWKTVCALIAVSIYGIILFPNQKSFVDHNAIRLFVQRNPIPTLVGDVYYSVHNRNEKRRGGLIRCCAQMLFRWFMGYLPARGVFASLDPSVKWSVRLMGLRADDIAWTHNGLAGRNFIYSCGDFPNVPLIGVQGCINYNPTLLRRQMGFAMEVPPLECETQESFYFPVEGNQAKLMQVSGSWRNIQRKGKVPFGKVNSRYFPLFDDWLRKRIEITHLPFPGGDPWCPMIEGPRSSVSMEEFLEMKRVRDQLLAEKDELEMSVVRIQTANQEIRVRMEDQDKRHALEAKRFETDTAYYGKVSQALASSTKEHDITKERLARASKVIEDQKRRQILVRDQRDDRARVLAAEWEAEKAKIIAERDHYMAERDHCFRQMKIHQKEVGRLHQENTELRFAAEFAKMVDEIGPSVGPSSD from the coding sequence atgaggaccggtttgaaggacgatgttgtctacagcttcttcaacccagagattgatgagttgagagatatgatagcactgattacacccgaccatgtggggatgttcagagagtcatacggtagtattctgaagatggttttcagactcatagacagcgacaggagcgccattcatactcttctccagttctatgacccgggtttgagatgttttgtgtttccagattatttgttgggacctctgatggaggattatgctagcattctgggtattcagatccgagatcagattcctttctgtgctattagggTGGAGCCTGACATCCTTAGGATCTtccgtgctctttatttgagtccggaagtgaccaaggagggtttggaggagaaaggaaaattacctggttttcatttgagtttcttggaagctaaagCCAAGGAATATGCTGCTGCCAataactggaagacggtttgtgctttgattgctgtaagcatttatgggattattttgtttcctaatcagaagagcttcgtggaccataatgctatcagattgtttgTGCAGAGGAACCCAATTCCTACTCTGGTCGgagatgtttattactcggttcataataggaacgagaagagacgtggtggtttgatcaggtgttgtgctcagatgctattcagatggtttatggggtatttgcctgCCCGAGGTGtttttgcttctcttgatccttcggtcaagtggtcggtcagattgatgggtttgcgggctgatgatatagcttggactcataatggtttggctggacggaattttatatatagctgcggggattttcccaatgtgcctctcataggagttcagggttgcattaattataacccaacgcttcttaggagacagatgggatttgctatggaagttcctccccttgagtgtgagactcaggagtccttttacttcccggttgagggcaatcaggccaagctgatgcaggtgtctgggtcatggcgtaacatccagagaaagggcaaggttccttttggcaaggtcaatagccggtattttcctctattcgatgattggcttcggaagaggattgagatcacacatctaccatttccgggaggtgatccttggtgtcctatgattgagggtccgcgttcttctgtcagtatggaagaattcctcgagatgaagagagtcagagatcagttgcttgcggagaaagatgaattggagatgagtgttgttcggattcagacggctaatcaggagattagggtgaggatggaagatcaagataagcgacatgccttagaagcaaagcgctttgagacggatactgcctactatgggaaggtcagtcaggctttggcatcttcaactaaggagcacgacatcaccaaagagagactggctagagcttcaaaggtcattgaagatcagaagagaaggcaaattctcgtgagggatcagagggatgacagagCCAGAGTACTGGCTGcagaatgggaagcggagaaagcaaagatcatcgccgaaagagatcactatatggctgagagagatcattgCTTCAGGCAaatgaagattcaccagaaggaggtggggagattacaccaggagaacaccgagctcaggttcgccgcagagttcgcgaagatggttgatgagatagggccttctgtgggaccctcatcagaCTAG